Proteins encoded by one window of Streptosporangiales bacterium:
- the iolC gene encoding 5-dehydro-2-deoxygluconokinase: MGRVGVDLYPEQTGTPLQHVERFGRFLGGSATNVAVAAARHGLRSAVITRTGDDPFGVYVHEALRGFGVDDRFVTAVPHLPTPVVFCEIFPPDSFPLYFYRYPKAPDLEIHAEELDLDAVRAARLFSVTGTGLSEEPSRTATLEALRAREHRDHTVIDLDYRPMFWPSRAEAGEVFGAAIEHATVAVGNLDEIEVAVGSREPKEAAQRLLDRGARLAIVKQGPKGVLAATRDERVEVPPVPVDVVNGLGAGDAFGGALCHGLLAGWDLATTMRFCNAAGAYVSARLACADAMPDTAEVEQLMRESG, from the coding sequence ATGGGCCGGGTCGGCGTCGACCTGTACCCGGAGCAGACCGGCACCCCGCTGCAGCACGTGGAGCGGTTCGGCAGGTTCCTCGGTGGCAGCGCGACGAACGTGGCCGTGGCCGCGGCCAGGCACGGCCTGCGCAGCGCGGTGATCACGCGTACCGGCGACGACCCGTTCGGGGTGTACGTCCACGAGGCGCTGCGTGGCTTCGGCGTGGACGACAGGTTCGTCACCGCAGTACCGCACCTGCCGACGCCCGTGGTGTTCTGCGAGATCTTCCCGCCGGACAGCTTCCCGCTGTACTTCTACCGGTACCCGAAGGCGCCGGATCTCGAGATCCACGCCGAGGAGCTCGACCTCGACGCCGTACGGGCGGCGCGGCTGTTCTCCGTCACGGGCACGGGCCTGTCCGAGGAGCCGAGCCGTACGGCGACGCTCGAGGCGCTGCGGGCACGCGAGCACCGGGACCACACGGTCATCGACCTCGACTACCGGCCGATGTTCTGGCCGTCGCGGGCCGAGGCGGGCGAGGTGTTCGGCGCGGCCATCGAGCACGCGACGGTCGCCGTGGGCAACCTCGACGAGATCGAGGTTGCGGTCGGCAGCAGGGAGCCGAAGGAGGCCGCCCAGCGGCTGCTCGACCGCGGTGCGCGGCTGGCGATCGTGAAGCAGGGACCCAAGGGCGTGCTCGCGGCCACCAGGGACGAGCGGGTCGAGGTGCCGCCGGTGCCGGTCGACGTGGTGAACGGGCTCGGCGCCGGGGACGCGTTCGGCGGTGCGCTGTGCCACGGCCTGCTCGCCGGCTGGGACCTGGCGACGACCATGCGGTTCTGCAACGCCGCGGGCGCCTACGTCAGCGCCCGGCTGGCCTGTGCCGACGCGATGCCCGACACCGCAGAGGTGGAGCAGCTGATGCGGGAGTCCGGATGA
- the iolB gene encoding 5-deoxy-glucuronate isomerase, producing the protein MRHHRAGSLSAGPWRLELTPERAGWGYSSLRVLELAGGERHTFATHDEEMVVLPLAGGCAVECDGETIELTGRDSVFTGVSDFCYLPRDAEATISAAGAARLALPAARCERRLPVRYVPAADVPVELRGAGNCSRQVNNFCAAHVFEADKLIAVEVLTPGGNWSSYPPHKHDEDRPGVESELEEIYYFEVDAPAGREGMAYQRVYGTDERPIDVLAEVRTGDTVCMPHGWHGPSMAVPGYDLYYLNVMAGPAAERVWLICDDPAHAWIRETWTDQPVDPRLPLTEGSEA; encoded by the coding sequence CTGCGACACCACCGCGCGGGTTCGCTGAGTGCCGGGCCGTGGCGGCTGGAGCTGACACCGGAACGCGCCGGTTGGGGATACAGCAGCTTGCGGGTGCTCGAGCTGGCCGGCGGTGAGCGGCACACGTTCGCCACGCACGACGAGGAGATGGTCGTGCTGCCGCTGGCCGGCGGCTGCGCCGTCGAATGCGACGGCGAGACGATCGAGCTGACCGGCCGCGACTCCGTGTTCACCGGGGTCAGCGACTTCTGCTACCTGCCGAGGGACGCGGAGGCCACCATCAGCGCCGCCGGTGCGGCCCGGCTGGCGCTGCCCGCGGCCAGGTGTGAGCGCCGGCTGCCGGTCAGGTACGTGCCCGCGGCCGACGTGCCGGTGGAGCTGCGCGGTGCGGGCAACTGCAGCAGGCAGGTGAACAACTTCTGTGCCGCGCACGTGTTCGAGGCGGACAAGCTGATCGCCGTGGAGGTGCTCACGCCGGGCGGCAACTGGTCGTCGTACCCACCGCACAAGCACGACGAGGACCGTCCGGGCGTCGAGTCGGAGCTCGAGGAGATCTACTACTTCGAGGTGGACGCGCCTGCCGGCCGGGAGGGCATGGCGTACCAGCGGGTGTACGGCACCGACGAGCGGCCGATCGACGTGCTCGCCGAGGTACGTACCGGCGACACCGTCTGCATGCCGCACGGTTGGCACGGCCCGTCGATGGCGGTACCCGGTTACGACCTGTACTACCTGAACGTGATGGCCGGTCCTGCGGCGGAGCGCGTGTGGTTGATCTGCGACGACCCCGCGCACGCGTGGATCCGCGAGACGTGGACGGACCAGCCCGTCGACCCGCGGCTGCCGCTGACCGAGGGGAGCGAGGCATGA
- a CDS encoding substrate-binding domain-containing protein produces the protein MGSGRKRLQVAAAALALGVSLTACSSEGGKESEESAATGGGGNVADTPRIRVAMITHSAPGDTFWDIVQKGAKAAAQKDNAKFLYSNDPDGTRQAQLVETAINQDVDGIVVTLSKPGAMKSAVEKAIDKGIPVVTINAGEQESKEYGALAHFGQEESVAGQAAGEQLNKTGAKKSLCVIHEQGHVGLDARCAGAKETFDGEMVNVHVNGENMPDVRSTIQSRLQADQSIDSVLALGAPFALTAVKAADDANSDAQVSTFDLNKDLVAGLKSGDIDFAVDQQPYLQGYLAVDQIWLHINNGNVIGGGQTVLTGPQVVTADTVDEISKFTDRGTR, from the coding sequence ATGGGATCGGGACGGAAGCGGTTACAGGTGGCAGCGGCGGCCTTAGCACTCGGGGTATCCCTGACGGCATGCAGCAGCGAGGGCGGCAAGGAATCCGAGGAGAGCGCTGCGACAGGTGGTGGTGGCAACGTCGCGGACACCCCGCGCATCCGGGTCGCGATGATCACGCACAGCGCGCCCGGCGACACCTTCTGGGACATCGTGCAGAAGGGTGCGAAGGCGGCCGCGCAGAAGGACAACGCGAAGTTCCTCTACTCCAACGACCCGGACGGCACCCGCCAGGCCCAGCTCGTGGAGACCGCCATCAACCAGGACGTCGACGGCATCGTCGTCACGCTGTCGAAGCCCGGCGCGATGAAGAGCGCCGTCGAGAAGGCCATCGACAAGGGCATCCCCGTCGTGACCATCAACGCCGGCGAGCAGGAGTCGAAGGAGTACGGCGCGCTCGCGCACTTCGGCCAGGAGGAGTCCGTCGCCGGTCAGGCCGCGGGTGAACAGCTCAACAAGACCGGGGCGAAGAAGAGCCTCTGCGTGATCCACGAACAGGGTCACGTGGGGCTGGACGCGCGGTGCGCAGGCGCCAAGGAGACGTTCGACGGCGAGATGGTGAACGTCCACGTCAACGGCGAGAACATGCCCGACGTGCGGTCGACCATCCAGTCGCGGCTGCAGGCGGACCAGAGCATCGACAGCGTGCTGGCGCTCGGTGCCCCGTTCGCGCTGACGGCGGTCAAGGCGGCCGACGACGCGAACAGTGACGCCCAGGTCTCCACCTTCGACCTCAACAAGGACCTGGTCGCCGGCCTGAAGAGCGGCGACATCGACTTCGCCGTGGACCAGCAGCCGTACCTGCAGGGCTACCTCGCCGTCGACCAGATCTGGCTGCATATCAACAACGGCAACGTGATCGGTGGCGGCCAGACGGTGCTCACCGGGCCGCAGGTCGTGACGGCCGACACCGTGGACGAGATCTCGAAGTTCACCGACAGGGGTACCCGCTAG
- a CDS encoding LysR family transcriptional regulator → MDLRQIDLNLLVALDALLRERHVTRAAQRLSVSQPAMSASLARLRRLLDDPLLVRSGRSLELTSFAESLQGPLRDILTRIEQTLSARPGFDPTRDARTFVVAATDYITLVLLRQLMGRLTALAPNVRLQVEPVLHQYADQLRTGEIDLLVLPREVVENVDGLASADLFTDRFVCAMAADHPDREGDLTVARFQELPYLAYRANGQRSTVDRELDELGIGRNVEMTTESFLVAPMLLPGTRLIAMIHERLGHALGALTRIRTVEPPVSLTPITQQMFWHPRRTDEPAHQWLREQLADIAVALEDQRE, encoded by the coding sequence GTGGATCTGCGCCAGATCGACTTGAACCTGCTCGTCGCGCTCGACGCGCTGTTGCGGGAGCGGCACGTCACGCGGGCCGCGCAGCGGTTGTCGGTCAGCCAGCCGGCGATGAGCGCGTCGCTCGCGCGGTTGCGGCGGTTGCTCGACGACCCGTTGCTGGTGCGGTCCGGGCGTAGCCTGGAGCTCACCTCGTTCGCCGAGTCGCTGCAGGGACCGCTGCGCGACATCCTGACGAGGATCGAGCAGACGCTCAGCGCCCGGCCGGGCTTCGACCCGACGCGCGACGCGCGGACGTTCGTGGTGGCGGCGACCGACTACATCACGCTCGTGCTGCTGCGGCAGCTGATGGGCCGGCTGACGGCGCTCGCCCCGAACGTCCGGCTGCAGGTGGAGCCGGTGCTGCACCAGTACGCCGACCAGCTCCGCACCGGCGAGATCGACCTGCTCGTGCTGCCCCGTGAGGTGGTGGAGAACGTCGACGGCCTGGCCAGCGCGGACCTGTTCACCGACAGGTTCGTCTGCGCGATGGCCGCCGACCACCCGGACCGCGAAGGCGACCTCACCGTGGCCAGGTTCCAGGAGCTGCCGTACCTGGCGTACCGCGCCAACGGGCAGCGCTCCACCGTCGACCGGGAGCTGGACGAGCTGGGCATCGGGCGCAACGTGGAGATGACCACGGAGAGCTTCCTGGTCGCCCCGATGCTGCTGCCCGGCACCCGGCTGATCGCCATGATCCACGAGCGGCTCGGGCACGCACTCGGTGCGCTGACGCGCATCAGGACCGTCGAGCCGCCGGTGTCGCTGACGCCGATCACGCAGCAGATGTTCTGGCACCCCCGCCGCACCGACGAACCGGCCCACCAGTGGCTGCGGGAGCAGCTCGCCGACATCGCCGTGGCCCTGGAGGACCAGCGGGAATAG
- a CDS encoding aldolase, with protein MTPEQVPTVDVRELVERRIHEPAAIAEAAANRKRRNLVDANGRLLIVAVDHPARGALRVGDRPLAMADRKDLLERVLVALSRPGVDGVLATPDIVDDLLLLGALDGHLVIGSMNRGGLSGATFEIDDRFTAYDVDGVERAGLDGGKMLVRIDPGDHATAALLESSAQAVSGLAQRQLMAMVEPFLMRRVAGQLTTDLSPEAMARALGIASGLGTTSAYTWLKVPVVEDMERVMAAATLPALILGGDVTDDPDVVYARWAAALELPTVRGLVVGRSLLYPADDDVAAAVDTAVGLL; from the coding sequence ATGACCCCCGAGCAGGTGCCCACCGTCGACGTGCGGGAGCTCGTCGAGCGGCGCATCCACGAGCCGGCGGCGATCGCCGAGGCGGCCGCCAACAGGAAGCGCAGGAACCTGGTCGACGCGAACGGTCGGCTGCTGATCGTCGCCGTCGACCACCCCGCGCGCGGTGCCCTGCGGGTGGGTGACCGGCCGCTGGCGATGGCCGACCGCAAGGACCTGCTGGAGCGGGTGCTCGTCGCGTTGAGCCGGCCAGGCGTCGACGGTGTGCTCGCCACTCCCGACATCGTCGACGACCTGCTGTTGCTCGGCGCGCTCGACGGCCACCTGGTGATCGGGTCGATGAACCGCGGCGGCCTGTCCGGCGCCACCTTCGAGATCGACGACAGGTTCACGGCGTACGACGTCGACGGCGTCGAGCGGGCCGGTCTCGACGGCGGCAAGATGCTCGTCCGGATCGACCCTGGCGACCACGCGACGGCGGCGCTGCTCGAGTCCTCGGCGCAGGCGGTGAGCGGGCTCGCGCAGCGGCAGCTGATGGCCATGGTGGAGCCGTTCCTCATGCGACGGGTCGCGGGTCAGCTCACCACGGACCTGTCCCCCGAGGCGATGGCCCGTGCGCTCGGCATCGCGTCCGGGCTCGGCACCACGTCGGCGTATACCTGGCTGAAGGTGCCCGTCGTCGAGGACATGGAACGGGTGATGGCGGCGGCGACGCTACCGGCGCTGATCCTCGGCGGCGACGTGACCGACGACCCCGACGTCGTGTACGCGCGCTGGGCGGCCGCGCTCGAGCTACCCACCGTGCGTGGCCTGGTGGTCGGGCGGTCGCTGTTGTATCCCGCGGACGACGATGTCGCCGCAGCGGTCGACACCGCCGTCGGACTGCTGTAG
- a CDS encoding ATP-binding cassette domain-containing protein: MRPLVRLDEVGKRYGNIIALSGVSLDVYRGQITCVLGDNGAGKTTLIKIVAGLHQHDEGSFEVDDAPVQFASPREALERGIATVYQDLAVVPLMPVWRNFFLGSELTRGGWPVRRLDVATMRRTTKDELAKMGIDLRDVDQPIGTLSGGERQCVAIARAVYLGAKVLILDEPTAALGVKQSGVVLKYVAAAREAGLGVILVTHNPHHAFLVGDEFVLLKRGRMAASYAKAELDLDELTLQMAGGSELEALSEELEGMGTGEDA, encoded by the coding sequence ATGAGGCCGTTGGTACGGCTCGACGAGGTGGGCAAGCGCTACGGCAACATCATTGCGCTCTCCGGCGTCTCGCTGGACGTGTACCGGGGCCAGATCACGTGCGTGCTCGGCGACAACGGAGCGGGGAAGACGACCCTCATAAAGATCGTCGCCGGGCTGCACCAGCACGACGAAGGCAGCTTCGAGGTCGACGACGCGCCCGTGCAGTTCGCGTCGCCGCGCGAAGCGCTCGAACGCGGCATCGCGACCGTGTACCAGGACCTTGCCGTCGTGCCGCTGATGCCGGTGTGGCGGAACTTCTTCCTCGGGTCCGAGCTCACCCGCGGCGGATGGCCGGTGCGGCGGCTGGACGTCGCGACCATGCGGCGCACGACCAAGGACGAGCTGGCGAAGATGGGCATCGACCTGCGCGACGTCGACCAGCCGATCGGCACCCTCTCCGGCGGCGAACGCCAGTGCGTGGCCATCGCGCGGGCGGTGTACCTCGGCGCCAAGGTGCTGATCCTGGACGAGCCGACGGCAGCGCTCGGCGTGAAGCAGTCCGGGGTCGTGCTGAAGTACGTCGCCGCGGCGCGGGAAGCCGGGCTAGGTGTCATCCTCGTCACGCACAACCCGCACCACGCCTTCCTCGTGGGGGACGAGTTCGTCCTGCTCAAGCGCGGCCGGATGGCGGCGAGCTACGCGAAGGCGGAGCTCGACCTGGACGAGCTCACCCTGCAGATGGCCGGTGGCTCCGAGCTGGAGGCGCTGAGCGAGGAGCTCGAGGGCATGGGCACAGGCGAGGACGCCTGA
- a CDS encoding FAD-dependent oxidoreductase has translation MRDGRRPPGPRRRPHRGQVPGAAVPGVPRQRAALHRRPGAGRAGHRAQRGDDHGELPGRPDAAARHPADRHDPRAARARTRCADAHQDRRAAGVADADHAADVLAPPPHRRTGPPVAAGAARRHRRGPGGPAGIAGVDGWHQENRFLLSHRTPYGRGMQRVLVVGGGIGGLATATALAQRGVEVVLVERKPEFTVYGVGLGQPANALRVLDAIGVLDDVLDAGFAFDRIRIHDYDRVLIAEHRFLLGGAGLPAMSALPRKDLHRILVAATRAAGVDIRLGTVVADLVKDGPSVHVTFDDGRTGDFDLVVGFDGVKSTTRHELYGRACEPVPAGYSAWRTIVERPADVTCMEFYQGLGSKTGVMPLNEKQMYLFHIRPEPGRPRFDPADFCELLRDRLAGYGGLAAEIRDTLSTDLEIAYSPLEVTLVPPPWHRGRLVIAGDAAHPYPPHLTQGSAMALEDGMVLAEEAVSGKPVDQLLASYQERRYPRCAFVYSFSHQMLQTEQSITTQAQLDAARTELAANVSTRLAAADRFLDLPAFGSG, from the coding sequence CTGCGCGATGGCCGCCGACCACCCGGACCGCGAAGGCGACCTCACCGTGGCCAGGTTCCAGGAGCTGCCGTACCTGGCGTACCGCGCCAACGGGCAGCGCTCCACCGTCGACCGGGAGCTGGACGAGCTGGGCATCGGGCGCAACGTGGAGATGACCACGGAGAGCTTCCTGGTCGCCCCGATGCTGCTGCCCGGCACCCGGCTGATCGCCATGATCCACGAGCGGCTCGGGCACGCACTCGGTGCGCTGACGCGCATCAGGACCGTCGAGCCGCCGGTGTCGCTGACGCCGATCACGCAGCAGATGTTCTGGCACCCCCGCCGCACCGACGAACCGGCCCACCAGTGGCTGCGGGAGCAGCTCGCCGACATCGCCGTGGCCCTGGAGGACCAGCGGGAATAGCCGGCGTGGATGGCTGGCATCAGGAGAATCGATTTCTGCTATCGCATCGCACTCCCTACGGTCGTGGCATGCAGCGCGTACTCGTGGTCGGTGGCGGAATCGGAGGTCTCGCCACCGCGACGGCGCTGGCCCAGCGCGGCGTCGAGGTCGTGCTGGTGGAACGCAAGCCCGAGTTCACCGTGTACGGCGTCGGGCTCGGTCAACCGGCGAACGCGCTGCGCGTACTCGACGCCATCGGGGTGCTCGACGACGTGCTGGACGCCGGTTTCGCGTTCGACCGGATCAGGATCCACGACTACGACCGCGTGCTGATCGCGGAGCACAGGTTCCTGCTCGGCGGCGCGGGACTGCCGGCGATGAGTGCGCTGCCGCGCAAGGACCTGCACCGCATCCTGGTGGCCGCGACCAGGGCGGCCGGCGTGGACATCCGGCTGGGCACGGTGGTCGCCGACCTGGTCAAGGACGGGCCCTCGGTGCACGTCACGTTCGACGACGGGCGCACCGGCGACTTCGACCTGGTGGTCGGTTTCGACGGCGTGAAGTCGACCACCAGGCACGAGCTGTACGGGCGCGCCTGCGAGCCGGTGCCTGCCGGCTACTCGGCCTGGCGCACGATCGTGGAGCGGCCGGCAGACGTCACCTGCATGGAGTTCTACCAGGGGCTGGGCAGCAAGACCGGCGTCATGCCACTCAACGAGAAGCAGATGTACCTGTTCCACATCCGCCCGGAGCCGGGGCGTCCCCGCTTCGACCCCGCGGACTTCTGCGAGCTGCTGCGGGACCGGCTGGCCGGCTACGGCGGGCTGGCCGCGGAGATCAGGGACACCCTGTCGACCGACCTGGAGATCGCGTACAGCCCGCTCGAGGTGACGCTGGTGCCGCCGCCGTGGCACCGCGGCCGGTTGGTGATCGCCGGTGACGCGGCCCACCCGTACCCACCGCATCTCACCCAGGGGTCGGCGATGGCCCTGGAGGACGGCATGGTGCTCGCGGAGGAGGCCGTCAGCGGTAAGCCGGTCGACCAGCTGCTGGCGAGCTACCAGGAGCGCAGGTATCCACGGTGCGCGTTCGTCTACAGCTTCTCGCACCAGATGCTGCAGACCGAGCAGAGCATCACCACCCAGGCACAGCTGGACGCCGCACGCACCGAGCTGGCCGCGAACGTCTCGACCCGCCTGGCCGCCGCCGATCGCTTCCTCGACCTGCCGGCGTTCGGAAGTGGGTGA
- a CDS encoding ABC transporter permease, giving the protein MADAASAPAGADERMVRRSLLRRGISRPEFGSVIGAVIVFVFFAVVADGFIGPSALANTLYASSTIGIMALAVALLMIGGEFDLSAGVAVITAALTATLLSYQLTLNIWVGVVVSLAVSLAIGFVNGVLVIRTGLPSFIITLAMFLMLTGLNLGMTKLLTGNVASNSVADMDGFASAQAVFASDVLPVKVTVLWWVVFVAFATWLLLRTKVGNWIYAVGGAKESARAASVPVAWTKIGLFMGVQFAAWFSGMHLVFAFNTIQSGEGVGNELLYIIAAVIGGCLLTGGYGSAIGAAVGALIFGMASQGIVYAEWNSDWFKLFLGVMLLGAAVVNAWVRKRAEASR; this is encoded by the coding sequence ATGGCTGACGCGGCATCTGCACCTGCGGGCGCGGACGAACGGATGGTGCGGCGATCGCTGCTGCGCCGCGGTATCAGCCGGCCCGAGTTCGGCTCGGTGATCGGTGCGGTCATCGTCTTCGTCTTCTTCGCGGTGGTCGCCGACGGGTTCATCGGGCCGTCCGCGCTGGCGAACACGTTGTACGCGAGCTCGACCATCGGCATCATGGCGCTGGCCGTGGCGCTGCTGATGATCGGTGGCGAGTTCGACCTCTCCGCGGGCGTCGCGGTCATCACCGCGGCGCTCACGGCGACGCTGCTCAGCTACCAGCTGACGCTCAACATCTGGGTCGGTGTGGTGGTCTCGCTGGCCGTCTCGTTGGCGATCGGCTTCGTCAACGGGGTGCTGGTGATCCGCACCGGGTTGCCGAGCTTCATCATCACGCTCGCGATGTTCCTCATGTTGACCGGCCTGAACCTGGGCATGACGAAGCTGCTCACCGGCAACGTGGCGTCGAACTCGGTCGCCGACATGGACGGTTTCGCCAGTGCCCAGGCCGTGTTCGCCAGCGATGTGTTGCCGGTGAAGGTCACCGTGCTGTGGTGGGTGGTGTTCGTGGCGTTCGCCACCTGGCTGCTGCTCCGTACGAAGGTGGGCAACTGGATCTACGCCGTCGGCGGCGCGAAGGAGAGCGCGCGTGCCGCGAGTGTGCCGGTGGCGTGGACGAAGATCGGGCTGTTCATGGGAGTGCAGTTCGCGGCGTGGTTCTCCGGCATGCATCTGGTCTTCGCGTTCAACACCATCCAGTCGGGCGAGGGTGTCGGCAACGAGCTGCTGTACATCATCGCCGCGGTCATCGGCGGGTGCCTGCTCACCGGTGGCTACGGTTCGGCGATCGGTGCGGCCGTCGGTGCGCTGATCTTCGGCATGGCGTCGCAGGGCATCGTGTACGCCGAGTGGAACTCGGACTGGTTCAAGCTCTTCCTCGGCGTGATGCTGCTCGGCGCAGCAGTGGTGAACGCGTGGGTGCGCAAGCGGGCGGAGGCGTCGCGATGA
- the iolD gene encoding 3D-(3,5/4)-trihydroxycyclohexane-1,2-dione acylhydrolase (decyclizing): protein MSTVRLTVAQATVRFLANQWSERDGDQQRLIAGCFGIFGHGNVAGLGQALLEHTEQMRYYLSRNEQAMVHAAVGYARTTNRLSMMACTTSIGPGATNLVTGAALATINRLPVLLLPGDIFATRVANPVLQELEDPRSYDVSVNDCLRPVSRYWDRVNRAEQLPAALLAAMRVLTDPVDTGAVTLAMPQDVQAEAYDWPAELFEPRVWHVARPQPEPAALARAVAEIRSAKRPLLVAGGGVKYSAATEALRAFADATGVPVAETQAGKGVLPWDHPCAVGAVGATGTQAANALARRADVVIGVGTRYSDFTTASHSAFAEPDVRFVNVNVAAMDTAKLAGTGLLADARAALQALTAELAGWRVGETVRAEVGELTQGWREVVDEVYAHDGSPLPQTAVLGVLNETVGERDVVVNAAGSMPGDLHKLWRARDPGQYHVEYGYSCMGYEIPAGLGIKLAAPEREVFVLIGDGSYLMLPQEIVTAVSEGIKLVIVLVDNAGFGSIGALSESVGAERFGTSYRMRNEATGMLDGGPLPVDLAANAASLGADVRRAGTRDELREALVAAAAADRTTVVYVPTDPIGRGPDSQSWWDVPVAEVASRASTRAAYADYETHRKQQRRHL from the coding sequence ATGAGCACCGTGCGACTCACCGTCGCGCAGGCCACCGTCAGGTTCCTCGCGAACCAGTGGTCCGAGCGCGACGGCGACCAGCAGCGGCTGATCGCTGGCTGCTTCGGCATCTTCGGGCACGGCAACGTCGCGGGGCTCGGCCAGGCGCTGCTCGAGCACACCGAGCAGATGCGCTACTACCTGTCGCGCAACGAGCAGGCGATGGTGCACGCCGCCGTCGGGTACGCGCGCACCACGAACCGGTTGTCCATGATGGCGTGCACGACGTCGATCGGGCCGGGCGCCACGAACCTGGTGACGGGTGCGGCGCTGGCCACCATCAACCGGTTGCCGGTGCTGCTGTTGCCCGGCGACATCTTCGCCACCCGGGTGGCGAACCCGGTGCTGCAGGAGCTGGAGGACCCGCGGTCGTACGACGTGTCGGTCAACGACTGCCTGCGCCCGGTGTCGCGGTACTGGGACCGCGTGAACCGCGCTGAGCAGCTGCCGGCGGCACTGCTCGCCGCGATGCGCGTGCTGACCGACCCGGTCGACACCGGCGCGGTGACGCTGGCGATGCCGCAGGACGTGCAGGCGGAGGCGTACGACTGGCCGGCCGAGCTGTTCGAGCCGCGGGTCTGGCACGTCGCCAGGCCACAACCGGAGCCTGCGGCGTTGGCCCGCGCGGTAGCCGAGATCAGGTCGGCGAAGCGGCCGCTGCTGGTGGCCGGCGGAGGCGTCAAGTACTCCGCGGCGACCGAGGCGCTGCGCGCGTTCGCGGACGCGACCGGTGTGCCGGTGGCGGAGACGCAGGCGGGCAAGGGTGTGCTGCCGTGGGACCACCCGTGCGCGGTGGGCGCTGTCGGCGCGACGGGCACCCAGGCCGCCAACGCGCTTGCCAGGCGCGCCGACGTGGTCATCGGCGTCGGCACCCGCTACAGCGACTTCACCACGGCCTCGCACTCGGCGTTCGCCGAACCCGACGTACGGTTCGTGAACGTCAACGTCGCGGCGATGGACACTGCCAAGCTCGCCGGCACCGGGCTGCTCGCGGACGCCAGGGCGGCGCTGCAGGCGCTCACCGCCGAGCTCGCCGGCTGGCGGGTGGGCGAGACCGTACGCGCGGAGGTCGGCGAGCTCACGCAGGGCTGGCGCGAGGTGGTCGACGAGGTGTACGCACACGACGGCTCGCCGCTGCCGCAGACCGCCGTACTCGGCGTGCTGAACGAGACCGTGGGCGAACGCGACGTGGTGGTGAACGCGGCCGGCAGCATGCCGGGCGACCTGCACAAGCTGTGGCGTGCGCGCGATCCAGGGCAGTACCACGTGGAGTACGGCTACTCCTGCATGGGCTACGAGATCCCCGCGGGTCTCGGTATCAAGCTGGCCGCGCCGGAGCGCGAGGTGTTCGTGCTCATCGGCGACGGCTCGTACCTGATGCTGCCGCAGGAGATCGTCACCGCTGTGTCGGAGGGCATCAAGCTGGTGATCGTGCTCGTCGACAACGCAGGGTTCGGTTCGATCGGTGCGCTGTCGGAGTCTGTGGGCGCGGAGCGGTTCGGCACCAGCTACCGGATGCGCAACGAGGCGACCGGCATGCTCGACGGTGGGCCGCTGCCGGTCGACCTCGCGGCGAACGCCGCCAGCCTCGGCGCCGACGTGCGCAGGGCCGGCACCCGCGACGAGCTGCGCGAGGCGCTCGTCGCCGCCGCCGCGGCGGACCGCACCACGGTGGTGTACGTGCCGACCGACCCGATCGGGCGGGGCCCGGACTCCCAGTCGTGGTGGGACGTACCCGTCGCGGAGGTCGCGAGCCGTGCCTCCACGCGCGCCGCGTACGCGGACTACGAGACGCACCGCAAGCAGCAGCGAAGACATCTGTGA